The proteins below are encoded in one region of Acidimicrobiales bacterium:
- the nadA gene encoding quinolinate synthase NadA: MLRLQIPLVDDYTAADTDDLNQRIGTAKATLGDRLFVLGHHYQRDEIIRWADARGDSYRLAVLAQQRPAAEYIVFCGVHFMAESADILTTDDQKVILPDLNAGCSMADMADIDEVEEAWEGLGEVTDVERIVPITYMNSAASLKAFVGRNGGAVCTSTNARAVLEWAFQRGDKVLFFPDQHLGRNTGVAMGYGLDEMRVWDPRRELGGLTEADCKSARFLLWKGHCSIHQRFRPENVAAFRAEHPDGIVVVHPEVPHETVVLADQVGSTDYIIRALEEVPAGSTVAVGTEVHLVNRLAQEHPDKTVVSLDPLICPCSTMNRIDLPHLAWVLEELVDGRVPNQITVDADTAAQARVALERMLDLK, from the coding sequence ATGCTTCGGCTCCAGATCCCTCTGGTGGACGACTACACCGCCGCGGACACAGACGACCTGAACCAACGGATCGGCACAGCGAAGGCCACGCTCGGCGACCGCCTGTTCGTGCTCGGCCACCACTACCAGCGCGACGAGATCATCCGGTGGGCCGACGCCCGCGGCGACTCGTACCGCCTGGCGGTGCTCGCCCAGCAGCGACCCGCCGCCGAGTACATCGTGTTCTGCGGCGTGCACTTCATGGCCGAGTCGGCCGACATCCTCACCACGGACGACCAGAAGGTCATCCTCCCCGACCTCAACGCCGGGTGCTCGATGGCCGACATGGCCGACATCGACGAGGTCGAGGAGGCGTGGGAGGGGCTCGGCGAGGTGACCGACGTCGAGCGGATCGTGCCGATCACCTACATGAACTCGGCGGCGTCGCTGAAGGCGTTCGTCGGGCGCAACGGCGGGGCGGTGTGCACGTCGACCAACGCCCGGGCCGTGCTCGAGTGGGCCTTCCAGCGGGGCGACAAGGTGCTGTTCTTCCCCGACCAGCACCTGGGCCGCAACACCGGCGTCGCCATGGGCTACGGCCTCGACGAGATGCGGGTGTGGGACCCGCGCCGCGAGCTGGGCGGGCTCACCGAGGCCGACTGCAAGAGCGCCCGCTTCCTGCTGTGGAAGGGGCACTGCTCGATCCACCAGCGGTTCCGGCCCGAGAACGTGGCCGCCTTCCGGGCCGAGCACCCCGACGGGATCGTGGTGGTCCACCCCGAGGTCCCCCACGAGACCGTGGTGCTGGCCGACCAGGTGGGCTCCACCGACTACATCATCCGGGCGCTGGAGGAGGTGCCGGCCGGGTCGACCGTCGCCGTCGGCACCGAGGTTCACCTGGTGAACCGGCTGGCCCAGGAGCACCCGGACAAGACCGTGGTGTCGCTCGACCCGCTGATCTGCCCCTGCTCCACGATGAACCGCATCGACCTCCCCCACCTGGCCTGGGTGCTGGAGGAGCTGGTCGACGGGCGGGTGCCCAACCAGATCACCGTCGACGCCGACACCGCCGCCCAGGCCCGCGTCGCCCTCGAACGAATGCTCGACCTGAAGTAG